CGTATAATTAGCTCCTAGTGGTTTACTCCAACTTTATTTTGGAGCAAGTTCCAGTAGGTTTGATGTGAGAATTTTGAGTGGACCTCCATATATTTGGCTCTAAGGAAAGAGATTCTCACAGTAAGAAAGATCATACTCTAGAATCATTTCTTTTCACACTCCAAGTGTTAGCCTGAGATGATATTAATTGGAGAGAAAAGTAGGAATGTTACAATAATTAGAGCTCTCCAACTATTCAATTACAAACCTGGTTCTTTTCAGGGCATCCAAAGTTATTGACCCTTTCAAGTAAGCTTCTTAGCTGAAGATCTTGTTAATGCCTTATAAATTGTCCTGGAGAAATCTCAGAGTAGGTAGTCAGTCAGTGGGGTAACTCTGCAAACAATGGGGATGGGTGGGATTTCAACTCCCCAAGTGCTCAGCAATGGCCATGCTAAAGGCATAAGTTTCAGTTCAAGCATTGTGACATTATGATGCAAGCATTGCCTCATCGTACATGCATTATAGCATAATACTTAGCAGGCAGGATATATTTGCCACCTGTCACCTTGCACACatagttggctggggaattctgggagatgaaatcTACTCACAAGGAGATTGCTCATATTCAGCAAGGCCGGTTCACAATGTTTGGTAAGATCCCTGATTGTCTTGACTGCATTATTTTGGGTGAGAGGAAGGACATTTGGTTTCAGGAGAAtagtagagatttttttttaaatcagacatTTGTTCTGTGTTTCAAATTTGCAATGTGTACTTTGCATTTTTTCAAGCCATGGTAAATATTTGTAATAAAGTACAGATGAGTATATGCATTGTACATAAATCGCACAATATTTGGGCTTCTTCCAGATTTCCCAGTTTATTCTGTGAATTATATCTATCCAGAAGTATATTTTCAGTTTTCCCAAGTATGTACATGTGTGCTAACTGATCTCTATGGCTTTTCTTTCTATCTGGGTACTGCAAGCATAATTGATCACCTTCTATTCAGCACTTGAATTACAGGGTTGCAGAAAGGTCTTCCCTTTTTAGCTGTTTTCAACCAAGCCAGCTTTGGGTTTTAGAAAGCTCGAGAAAAAGGATGGGGCATCTCAAAAAACTATGGTTCAGAAGGCAATATGAAgttcattctattctaaaataaaagAGCAAAGGGATCCTTATCTACCTATGTAGCTGGTTGTTAGATTGCTTTAAACAACAATCACATCAAAGTTAGAATAGTGttaggcagcctataaatttaaataaatacatacatacatacataaaaataaaaatgaccataataatttaaaaaccctgtgTTTTTCAAATATAGGGGTCTGTTTTCCTTCTCCCTAATGTAAATATAAGTTAAATAGATTTGAGAAATGGGAAGAAGTTGACTGAAAGTATAGCAGTTCTATCAAGCCTGCAGTAGGAATAAAAAACATCTCATTCATACATCTATAAACATCAATAGGCTACAAGATTTCTGCAAGAAAGGGATATTACTGATACTATAACAAGAGACTATTACAAAGAAAAGAGCAGACATTTTACAGAAAATTCAATTAATTTCAGCCACTCTAGCGTCCATCTTAAGGGAACTTAGCACAGTATCAGAATTGCTTGGGTAGGTTCTGATAATATAAGGAACATTTTGAAGCCCATTGATCCATAACAACTGGCTGATCATAAAAGGTTCCTTGACTTTCTTTGCCTTACACAAGGAGTGAACAAGCATGTTGTTTGCCTTGGTCCTGATATGAAGTAATGGGGATTTTGATGAGAAAGAATCTTAGATTTGGAATAATCccttttttttcatcatttttttgaTTTCCAGCCTAGATATACAGTAAATATAATTTCAAACCAGAGAAACTGAGTCACAACAAAGTGGAATAACTGTGATAAAGCTGGTTGTGTCCCAATGTTCTGctttttggagcacttcatggaTTTTTTTGAGTTTGTGCTCTGCTGGACAGCAACTTCCCTGGTAAATTTTGACACAtcaaaaacagaagaaaacaaagcaaagcagTGATTAATGAGACTATAGAACCTTGGCTGTGAGGCAATATGAGTCAATATTTCATTTTAGTCTAATGCAGTCCACCTCAGTGATGGGCATTGCACTGGTTCTGATGTCCATATCTACACTAGCCTTGGATCCATAGTAGGTGGACCTCCACCTAAGCAGCATAATCTTCTTGAAGTATTTCATGGTGTTGTTCTTGACTGTCACAAAGCACATGGTATTTATCATGCTATTGCTCATGGCTATGCATTCCACAATGTAGAAGGCTGTCAAGTAATGCTTTTCCTTCACAAAGACAGTAGGGAAGAAGTCACGGACAATTGTGAAGCCATAGAAGGGTGCCCAGCAAAGAACATAGGCTGTTAGGATGCACATGAGCACCAGCACAGTTTTTCTTCTGCAACGGAGCCTTTTTCTAATCTGATCTGTCTGGAAACCTGGCACAGTTTTAAACCAAAGCTCCTGTGAAATCCTGGCATAGCAGAGGGTCATGGTGAAGACTGGTCCAACAAATTCAACACCAAAGATGAAAAGAAAATAGGATTTGTAATACATTTGCTGATCAACTGGCCAAATCTGTCCACAGAAGAACTTCTTTTGATTTTTGATGATGAATAGTTCAGTCTCAGTTGCAAAATAGGCTGACGGGATTGCAATGATCAGGGAGACGATCCATACCAAAGCAATTAGACAGGTTGCTGTTTGGTAATTCATCCGAGGTCTCAGTGGGTGAACAATGGCAAGGTACCTACAAAATACAGAAGTTTCCAAATTTGTATTAGAAAAGATCTACTTGTTTTTATTGCTTCAAAGTAGCTTAAAGTAATTAACAGAAATGGCAATTTGTTTTATGGGCCACCAAGCTGCTCTTTTtccaatatttaagaaatgaaattGTAGACACTGTTATCATTGATATAATGCTACTACTGGCAATTGTAACTGAGAAATTGGGAAAACAGCATTATCCTGCATTTCAATACAGAATACAGCTCCCATCATCATCATTGCTCTGTAGACTCCAAATATAGCTTTCCATACTTCAATACCTTGGTCTGTTGAGCTACTACACCCGCCATTCCTTGACAAAATAGAGTGTGGTTAACTATAGTTTATTCACATCTGCAGGCCACCAAGAAAGAAGACACTGTCCTAATATTTGATCAAAAGACCTCTTCCACTAATGTTGAAATATACCATCCAATAATAAAGCACTCCTAGAGATTCATAGGAAGCGACATAATAAATCCAGAAAAAACAGCAAGACACCACTTGTTCAAAGAAATCTGGGACCATTCTTTTGTAGATTCTTCAGATTTCAGATAAACCTGCAGACACTGATCACAATCATATCCAGTGCCTGCTCTCCCCTGCCTTTAATTTCAGAGAATTAGGGAGGGTTAATTCTGAGATGCTTTCTCTATCTCCATTTGTCCTTTGGACTATAGGCTGTGGCACTTTCTCCTGACTCCCGAGATTATCCCTATAGCTCTTTACATTTTACAGCTGTGTACAAGATAAAAATCCATATATTGATTTTGTAAtacataatttataattttatgtatGTGTGGATCAAGCCACTTTATTTATGGTGCCATGGCAAGGTTGGGTTCCAACTTAGCTCACTGCcggttctctccctccctctcacgcTGCATGGGCGCCCCTCGTGGGTGCGTGCATGCGCAGTAatgaaaaatgtgaaaaactaagcagaaaaaaagatggaaaccacatgcacagtggccgaactcggcttctgcgcatgctcagaaggaattttttttaaaaaaaaatcatttttttttaaaaaagatggtgctttccatggaccggcactg
This genomic window from Erythrolamprus reginae isolate rEryReg1 chromosome 1, rEryReg1.hap1, whole genome shotgun sequence contains:
- the PROKR1 gene encoding prokineticin receptor 1, with translation MNSTMKQEAHLPNNTYSHTSFAAIYGNHIGDFPTYQNFTFPFNFSYSDYDLLLDGDDDVTKTRTFFAAKIVIGVALAGIMLVCGIGNLIFIAALVRYKKLRNLTNLLIANLAISDFIVAIVCCPFEMDYYVVRQLSWEHGHILCASINYLRTVSLYVSTNALLAIAMDRYLAIVHPLRPRMNYQTATCLIALVWIVSLIIAIPSAYFATETELFIIKNQKKFFCGQIWPVDQQMYYKSYFLFIFGVEFVGPVFTMTLCYARISQELWFKTVPGFQTDQIRKRLRCRRKTVLVLMCILTAYVLCWAPFYGFTIVRDFFPTVFVKEKHYLTAFYIVECIAMSNSMINTMCFVTVKNNTMKYFKKIMLLRWRSTYYGSKASVDMDIRTSAMPITEVDCIRLK